GGAATTTGGAGGCGGCTGACCATGACCTACGTTCATGAAGAAATGAAAGATACGATCAGACAACAGCTCAAGCAAATTGAACAGGAGGAGCAGGTACGGATTATCTATGCCTGTGAATCGGGCAGTCGGGCGTGGGGGTTTCCTTCACAGGATAGTGATTATGATGTGCGTTTTCTGTATGTAAGACCGCTGGAGTGGTACTTGTCGATTGAGGATAAGAGGGATGTGATCGAACGTCCCATCAGTGACCAGCTCGATATTAATGGTTGGGATCTGCGCAAGGCGTTGAAGCTGTTTCGCAAATCAAATCCACCACTGTTGGAGTGGTTGCAATCCCCGATTCAGTATGATGAACAGTATAACGTGGCACAGCATATCCGTGCACTGTCGCCTTTGACCTTCTCTCCCAAGTCCTGCATGTATCATTATCTGAATATGGCAAAGGGGAACTTCCGCGATTATTTACAAGGTGAGCGAGTGAGGATTAAAAAGTATTTCTATGTTCTTCGTCCATTGCTCGCTTGTGGCTGGATCGAACGTTATGATGCGATGCCACCGATGGCATTTGAAGAGTTGGTGCAAGAACTTGTACCTGCGACTACACCGCTATTTACGGAGATTCATGAGTTACTACGCCGGAAAAAGGCGGGCGAGGAACTGGATCTGGAGCCGCAGTTGCCAGCAATACAGGCTTTTTTGGCGGAGAAGATCGAGCATTTTGACAGACTGGCGGGACAGATGGAGAATGAGCAGATTATTCAATTTGAAGAATTGGACCGGATTTTTCGATTTGCATTACAAGAGGTGTGGGGCGAACGGGGGTAAGAGGAAGAAAGTTGTGTGCTGGTAACGCTATCGATGGAGTTGAAGTGATTAGACCCGCGTTTGTGAACTGTTATGTGAAAATAAATTATGTTATTAACCTATATTGTATGGGTAATTATGGTATGATACTCTGGCCAAACTAATTGCTGGAGGTTATCCGTATGCGTATCAAAGTAATAAGCAGTTTGCTTGCCATTTTCATGATTTTTGCTACCGTTGCGTCTGCTCACCCGGGAAGAACAGATTCGAGTGGAGGGCACACCTGTCGTACCAACTGTGCAAAATGGGGGCTGAAACAAGGGGAATATCACTATCACAACGGAGGTTCCTCTTCGAGTTCCAAATCTTCATCTTCAAGTTCATCCAGTTCAGGAAGTACCAAGAAAAGTAACAAGTCTTCAACGGCAACCAAAAAGAAAGCTGCTCCTAAACCGGAATATATTACCTCTTCTGTTCAGGTGAAGGTGAATGGTTCCAAGGTTATTTTCACTGAATCACCAATTGTAATGAATAATACAAATCTCGTACCCCTGCGTGAGATGGCCAAAGCGTTGAAAGCCAAAACGTATTGGGACAGTAAGACTCAAACTATTACCGTTACCAAAGACAAGTACAAGCTAATCTTTACTTTGGGCAGTAAAAAGGTGAAGGTGAACGGGAAAGAAGTCACCCTACAGGCAGCACCCAAAGAAATTAAGGGAACAACATACATTCCACTCAGAGTTTTGGTAGAAGGGCTTGGAGCATCCCTCACTTCATCCGGTAATACGCTGACGGTGAAAGTCAAAGAATAAGATTAAGAATTCATAAAGAAGCAGGTTAGGAGTTTATCCGGCCCTGCTTCTTTTTTTTGTATATGGACTTCGTTAAAGCGAAACCTCATCAGGCCATTTTACTTGGCTCTGCAACGTTGGATATGACCAGAATCAGTCGGTATGAGCGACGGCGCGAATCTCAATCAGTTGATGAGGGAAGGCCAGACCTGATGTCCCAACCATCGTGACAGCCGGACGATGAGTACCAATGTACTCTTTATACACGGCAACACATGTCTCAAGATGCTCCTGCGGGTGAACCAAAAAAATCTCCAGTTCAGCAATATTCGACTTGGTCACGTTAAATCCTGCGAGCACGCGATCCAAGTTATCCAGTGTCTGGCGGACTTGTGCCTCAATATCATCGACACCAATAAACGTCCCCTGCATATCATGCGAAAATTGACCTGCAATGTAGATCGTACCGTTAATGCTGTATCCCTGAGCAACGCTGAATGCCTCTTCCCACGGGACCCCGTGGCTATATATTTGAGCTGTAGACATATATTTCTCTCCTTTGGGAATTCAAGATAAGGTTAGTATAAACGGAGAAAAACGACTTGGGCAGTACGCACTTTCATGACAGTGACTATCCATTAGGATAGTGTAAACACGGTGTTTG
This Paenibacillus xylanexedens DNA region includes the following protein-coding sequences:
- a CDS encoding RidA family protein, yielding MSTAQIYSHGVPWEEAFSVAQGYSINGTIYIAGQFSHDMQGTFIGVDDIEAQVRQTLDNLDRVLAGFNVTKSNIAELEIFLVHPQEHLETCVAVYKEYIGTHRPAVTMVGTSGLAFPHQLIEIRAVAHTD
- a CDS encoding copper amine oxidase N-terminal domain-containing protein, with the translated sequence MRIKVISSLLAIFMIFATVASAHPGRTDSSGGHTCRTNCAKWGLKQGEYHYHNGGSSSSSKSSSSSSSSSGSTKKSNKSSTATKKKAAPKPEYITSSVQVKVNGSKVIFTESPIVMNNTNLVPLREMAKALKAKTYWDSKTQTITVTKDKYKLIFTLGSKKVKVNGKEVTLQAAPKEIKGTTYIPLRVLVEGLGASLTSSGNTLTVKVKE
- a CDS encoding nucleotidyltransferase domain-containing protein; translated protein: MTYVHEEMKDTIRQQLKQIEQEEQVRIIYACESGSRAWGFPSQDSDYDVRFLYVRPLEWYLSIEDKRDVIERPISDQLDINGWDLRKALKLFRKSNPPLLEWLQSPIQYDEQYNVAQHIRALSPLTFSPKSCMYHYLNMAKGNFRDYLQGERVRIKKYFYVLRPLLACGWIERYDAMPPMAFEELVQELVPATTPLFTEIHELLRRKKAGEELDLEPQLPAIQAFLAEKIEHFDRLAGQMENEQIIQFEELDRIFRFALQEVWGERG